In Opitutaceae bacterium TAV5, one genomic interval encodes:
- a CDS encoding MFS transporter yields the protein MSTPASQPSPDPENRPSAATPGTTPPPGPEPKTEAASVTIDPVTGKKLWSVGTLTYTSTGIVVLFLWLLWGDFAWSMRDRSVGPMSQWYLDELKVPQYLFALLTVSFPAAIGLILGPIISVKSDRHRGKRGRRIPFLLVTTPIAAFGMLGLAATPFIARWMHNVLGKEHAFGGWIHNLLDGTAGGAWLVDHLQDPMIVSVVCFGVFWAAFEFATIAGQAVFGGLINDVVPKPLLGRFYGLFRAVSLIDGMIFNFWIMGKVPGYFTLILTVIGVFYGVAFMWVCLKVKEGDYPPPPPVPAPKPGHSNNWFARFGREIATYCRECFSNPYYLSVFVLLMCATLAFAPINIYAVRYTKSLGISMDTYGKCLALTYLISLSLSWFLGWMADKFHPLRMAIGFLIGYALVTLWGCFFAKTPNTYLFAWVLHGVLSGCYFTGAASLAMRLFPHSRFAQFASAAGIFGSLANMVFAPALGMMIQGTGTATEQNYRLTWIAGCALSLIALGAAWYVYGKFMKLGGPKNYVAPE from the coding sequence ATGAGCACTCCCGCTTCCCAGCCCTCTCCCGACCCGGAAAACCGTCCCTCCGCCGCCACTCCCGGCACGACACCGCCACCCGGCCCGGAGCCGAAAACCGAAGCCGCCAGCGTCACCATCGACCCCGTGACCGGCAAGAAACTCTGGTCGGTCGGCACCTTGACCTACACCTCGACCGGCATCGTCGTCCTCTTTCTCTGGCTGCTCTGGGGCGATTTCGCGTGGTCGATGCGCGACCGCTCCGTAGGGCCCATGTCCCAGTGGTATCTCGATGAACTGAAGGTTCCCCAGTATCTTTTCGCCTTGCTGACGGTTTCCTTCCCGGCCGCGATCGGCCTGATCCTCGGTCCGATCATCAGCGTGAAGTCCGATCGCCACCGGGGCAAACGCGGGCGCCGCATCCCCTTTCTCCTCGTCACCACCCCCATCGCTGCCTTCGGCATGCTCGGGCTGGCCGCCACGCCTTTCATCGCGCGCTGGATGCACAATGTCCTCGGCAAGGAACACGCCTTCGGCGGATGGATCCACAACCTGCTCGATGGCACGGCGGGCGGCGCATGGCTCGTCGACCACCTGCAAGACCCCATGATCGTCTCGGTTGTATGCTTCGGCGTGTTCTGGGCGGCGTTCGAGTTTGCCACCATCGCAGGGCAAGCCGTCTTCGGCGGCCTGATCAACGACGTGGTGCCCAAGCCGCTCCTCGGCCGTTTCTACGGACTCTTCCGTGCCGTCAGCCTCATCGACGGCATGATCTTCAACTTCTGGATCATGGGCAAAGTGCCCGGCTACTTCACCCTGATCCTCACCGTCATCGGCGTCTTCTACGGCGTGGCTTTCATGTGGGTGTGTCTGAAGGTAAAAGAAGGCGACTACCCCCCGCCCCCCCCGGTGCCTGCTCCCAAGCCCGGGCACAGCAACAACTGGTTCGCCCGTTTCGGACGGGAAATCGCCACCTATTGCCGCGAGTGTTTTTCCAACCCCTACTACCTCTCGGTCTTCGTGCTCCTCATGTGCGCTACCCTCGCCTTCGCCCCGATCAACATCTACGCCGTACGTTACACCAAGAGCCTGGGCATCAGCATGGACACTTATGGAAAGTGCCTCGCCCTCACTTACCTGATTTCCCTCAGCCTCTCCTGGTTTCTTGGCTGGATGGCGGACAAATTCCACCCCCTGCGCATGGCCATAGGTTTCCTGATCGGCTATGCGCTGGTCACTTTGTGGGGCTGCTTCTTTGCCAAGACCCCGAACACCTATCTCTTCGCGTGGGTGCTGCACGGGGTGCTTTCCGGTTGTTATTTCACCGGAGCGGCCTCGCTTGCGATGCGGCTTTTTCCTCATTCCCGTTTCGCGCAATTCGCGTCCGCCGCCGGCATTTTCGGCTCGCTGGCCAACATGGTCTTCGCGCCGGCTTTGGGCATGATGATTCAGGGCACGGGGACGGCTACGGAACAAAATTACCGGCTGACGTGGATCGCCGGTTGCGCCCTCTCCCTGATCGCCCTGGGCGCCGCATGGTACGTGTACGGCAAGTTCATGAAACTCGGCGGCCCGAAAAATTACGTGGCGCCGGAATAG
- a CDS encoding NERD nuclease, giving the protein MIPDYGSRLAHMVGSAGERKVYEALRHGLPSGFVVLHSVSWIARAPGDHAQDGEADFLLVHPRLGLLVIEVKGGGIAYDGDTGEWTSQDREGRVNPIKNPFDQAKNAKHQILALLRKQPDWDKLVRGPVCVGHAVWFPDLVSPDALIGPDRPREIILTLAHLPREHVEGAIRRAWDFAGARSEVRCEPGAHGVALVEKTFARSFAVLPTAAARISDEEQKRIELTQAQFHLLKWLGSRRRVGIAGGAGTGKTLLALEKAHELARNGFRTLLLVFNNALGDHLAAVVDPALPVTTGSFHSFCGRLFEQYPGDYLERAQREHPGQSGSDLWNIQFPAALCHLLGEHEVKFDAIIVDEAQDFADEFWFPLQCMMTDPEKTPLYLFYDRNQQIYRKTQNFPIGPADEFSLTENCRNTAQIHSVVRPLFTGGELNAPAIEGVPVAWHEAEGSAEQIKQIKTLVTRLITQDGIRPQDIVVLFVRHEFYPVFFKKIEAEKMANGLRFVKNTQPADKEIRVLTAGRFKGLEAPIVIVWGLREISVEDSRMELYVALSRPKNELHMVGSGGDLKTIREYLQNAAQSANLSSGRTEPQATASAAT; this is encoded by the coding sequence ATGATCCCCGATTACGGCTCGCGGCTCGCTCACATGGTTGGCTCCGCCGGCGAACGAAAGGTTTACGAGGCGCTTCGCCACGGCCTGCCATCCGGTTTTGTCGTGCTCCATTCCGTATCCTGGATCGCCCGCGCCCCCGGCGACCACGCGCAGGATGGAGAGGCCGATTTTCTGCTGGTTCATCCGCGTCTCGGCCTTCTGGTGATCGAGGTCAAGGGCGGCGGCATCGCATACGATGGCGACACCGGCGAATGGACCAGCCAGGATCGCGAGGGGCGTGTCAATCCCATCAAAAATCCCTTCGATCAGGCCAAAAATGCCAAGCATCAGATACTGGCCCTTCTGCGCAAACAGCCGGATTGGGACAAGCTGGTGCGGGGTCCTGTCTGCGTCGGTCACGCAGTCTGGTTCCCCGACCTCGTCAGTCCCGACGCGCTGATCGGCCCCGACCGGCCGCGCGAGATCATCCTGACCCTCGCCCATCTCCCGCGCGAACACGTTGAGGGCGCCATTCGCCGCGCGTGGGATTTTGCCGGAGCCCGGTCCGAGGTCCGCTGCGAACCTGGCGCACATGGCGTTGCCCTTGTCGAAAAAACCTTCGCCCGCAGCTTTGCCGTACTGCCCACCGCCGCCGCCCGCATTTCCGACGAAGAACAAAAACGCATCGAACTCACGCAGGCGCAGTTCCATCTGCTCAAATGGCTCGGTTCGCGTCGTCGCGTCGGCATCGCGGGGGGAGCCGGCACCGGCAAGACCCTGCTCGCGCTTGAAAAAGCGCACGAACTGGCCCGCAACGGCTTCAGAACGCTCCTGCTCGTTTTCAACAATGCCCTGGGTGATCACCTTGCCGCTGTCGTCGATCCTGCGCTTCCGGTCACCACGGGCAGCTTCCATTCGTTTTGCGGCCGGCTCTTCGAGCAATACCCCGGCGACTACCTCGAACGCGCTCAACGGGAACACCCTGGCCAATCCGGTTCCGACCTCTGGAATATCCAGTTTCCCGCCGCGCTCTGCCATCTGCTCGGAGAGCACGAAGTGAAGTTCGATGCCATCATCGTGGACGAGGCGCAGGACTTTGCCGACGAGTTCTGGTTTCCGCTCCAGTGCATGATGACCGACCCGGAAAAGACGCCGCTTTACCTCTTCTACGACCGCAACCAGCAGATTTATCGCAAAACGCAAAACTTCCCGATCGGTCCGGCCGACGAATTTTCGCTGACCGAAAACTGCCGCAACACCGCGCAAATCCATTCCGTGGTGCGCCCCTTGTTCACCGGCGGCGAACTGAATGCGCCGGCCATCGAGGGAGTCCCGGTTGCGTGGCATGAGGCCGAGGGCTCGGCCGAACAGATCAAACAAATCAAGACGCTCGTCACGCGCCTGATCACGCAAGACGGCATCAGACCGCAGGACATCGTGGTCCTCTTTGTCCGTCACGAATTTTACCCGGTTTTCTTCAAAAAAATCGAAGCCGAAAAAATGGCGAACGGCCTCCGCTTCGTGAAAAACACCCAGCCTGCCGACAAGGAAATCCGCGTGCTCACGGCGGGACGTTTCAAGGGACTGGAAGCCCCCATCGTTATCGTCTGGGGGCTTCGGGAGATCTCTGTCGAGGACAGCCGGATGGAACTCTACGTCGCGCTCAGCCGGCCCAAAAACGAATTGCACATGGTCGGCTCCGGCGGGGACCTGAAAACCATCCGGGAGTATCTCCAAAATGCCGCCCAAAGTGCGAATCTGTCATCGGGACGGACTGAACCGCAGGCAACGGCGTCCGCCGCGACGTAG
- a CDS encoding cell division protein FtsK, producing the protein MFSKIDKTRPAPFGIPASAASGAGGIAIIKPEETKKAKSPVVPASDENYQFPPVTLLKEQTRPEGADDDAEYARNMDDLVRILGEFNVAVSPGEIHVGPVITCYEVVPAPGVRVEKIASLDKNIALGMRAQSVRILAPIPGKAAVGIEMPNRTPSPVGMRDILESEDWAAAKAEIPIALGKDVSGKPLISDLSKMPHLLIAGATGSGKSVCINSIIASIVYRKAPKDLRLIMVDSKFVELKVFNSLPHMLIPVVTEPKKVPSALKWLLGEMEQRYQIFAKVGVRNISGFNHRKKNTRLDFPVADNDPATGLHATGEQQMLEGVDPFEDDDGIEIPDRLPYIVAIIDELADLMMVAPAKIETGIVRLAQLARAAGIHLIIATQRPSVNVITGVIKANLPSRIAFQVASQVDSHTILDDEGADTLIGRGDMLFSLPDSSRLVRAQGAFVSDEEVQEFVEFLKRNGPPQYATSAVLTNRPRRQRRR; encoded by the coding sequence ATGTTCTCAAAAATTGACAAAACACGGCCTGCCCCCTTCGGCATTCCGGCCTCCGCGGCCTCCGGAGCCGGCGGCATCGCCATCATCAAACCCGAGGAAACAAAAAAGGCCAAATCGCCCGTCGTCCCCGCCTCCGACGAAAATTACCAGTTCCCGCCCGTCACCCTGCTGAAGGAGCAGACCCGCCCCGAAGGCGCCGACGACGACGCCGAATACGCCCGCAACATGGACGACCTCGTGCGCATCCTCGGCGAGTTCAACGTCGCCGTGTCGCCCGGCGAGATCCACGTCGGCCCGGTCATCACCTGTTACGAAGTCGTGCCCGCGCCCGGCGTGCGCGTCGAGAAAATCGCCAGCCTCGACAAGAACATCGCCCTCGGCATGCGCGCCCAGTCCGTGCGCATTCTCGCCCCCATCCCCGGAAAAGCCGCCGTCGGCATCGAAATGCCCAACCGCACCCCCTCCCCCGTCGGCATGCGCGACATCCTCGAATCCGAAGACTGGGCCGCCGCCAAGGCCGAGATTCCCATCGCCCTCGGCAAGGACGTTTCCGGCAAACCCCTCATCAGCGACCTCTCCAAGATGCCCCACCTGCTCATCGCCGGCGCCACCGGCTCGGGCAAGTCCGTGTGCATCAACTCGATCATCGCCTCCATCGTTTACCGCAAGGCCCCGAAAGACCTGCGCCTCATCATGGTGGACTCCAAATTCGTGGAACTGAAAGTATTCAATTCCCTGCCCCACATGCTCATCCCCGTCGTCACCGAGCCGAAGAAAGTGCCCTCCGCGCTCAAGTGGCTGCTCGGCGAGATGGAGCAGCGCTACCAGATCTTCGCCAAGGTCGGCGTCCGCAACATCAGCGGCTTCAACCACCGCAAGAAGAACACCAGACTCGATTTTCCCGTCGCCGACAACGACCCCGCCACCGGCCTCCACGCCACCGGCGAGCAGCAGATGCTCGAAGGCGTCGACCCCTTCGAGGATGACGACGGCATCGAGATCCCTGATCGCCTGCCCTACATCGTGGCGATCATCGACGAACTCGCCGACCTCATGATGGTGGCCCCCGCCAAAATCGAAACGGGCATCGTCCGCCTCGCGCAGCTTGCCCGCGCCGCCGGCATCCACCTGATCATCGCCACCCAGCGCCCCTCGGTCAACGTCATCACCGGCGTCATCAAGGCCAACCTCCCCTCCCGCATCGCCTTCCAGGTCGCCTCGCAAGTGGACTCCCACACCATCCTCGACGACGAAGGTGCCGACACCCTCATCGGCCGCGGCGACATGCTCTTTTCGCTTCCCGACAGTTCGCGCCTCGTGCGCGCGCAGGGCGCCTTCGTCTCCGACGAGGAAGTGCAGGAGTTTGTCGAATTCCTCAAACGCAACGGTCCCCCGCAATACGCCACCTCCGCCGTACTAACAAATCGACCGCGACGCCAGCGACGACGATGA
- a CDS encoding RNA methyltransferase: MKQRGYLAVGLHDPKMMKNIAGVLRACGCYEAAMLAVSGTRYRRHRCDTIKHWKSMPMLEVEDLRTVLAYGCTPVAVDLVPGAVSLVDYKHPARAFYIFGAEDGTLDDSVLAWCTARVMVPTRTCMNLASCVNVVLYDRLQKQLRARESSPDSPTMPSAIPLALPQCPEE; encoded by the coding sequence ATCAAACAGCGCGGTTATTTGGCCGTCGGCCTTCATGATCCGAAGATGATGAAAAACATCGCAGGCGTGCTGCGCGCCTGCGGCTGTTACGAGGCTGCCATGCTGGCGGTGAGCGGAACCCGTTACCGTCGGCACCGGTGCGACACGATCAAGCACTGGAAGAGCATGCCGATGCTGGAGGTCGAGGATTTGCGCACCGTCCTGGCCTACGGCTGCACTCCGGTGGCGGTGGATCTCGTGCCCGGCGCGGTGTCGCTGGTGGACTATAAACACCCTGCCCGGGCCTTTTATATTTTCGGGGCGGAGGACGGCACGCTCGACGACAGCGTGCTCGCGTGGTGCACCGCGCGTGTGATGGTGCCGACCCGCACCTGCATGAACCTCGCCTCCTGCGTCAACGTCGTGCTCTACGATCGCCTGCAAAAACAGCTCCGCGCCCGTGAGTCATCTCCGGACAGTCCGACCATGCCGTCGGCAATACCGCTGGCGTTGCCGCAATGTCCGGAGGAGTGA
- a CDS encoding DNA-directed DNA polymerase, giving the protein MDLVIFDLETTGFSPRWHDIIQIAAVRLRDGRTPGETFSTYVRPRCPVPESITDLTGITDADVADAPGTPDALRAFARFVAGENGRENTTLLAHNGHRFDMRFIAESCAQHGLPTCPVRFIDSIWLSKKCWPAESLHNLDVIVERLGIDPGETGHRRHDARADVHLLANAVRHMLRRLRPEEATGSPLIEPCLRDFMDA; this is encoded by the coding sequence ATGGACCTCGTCATCTTCGACCTCGAAACCACCGGCTTTTCGCCCCGCTGGCACGACATCATCCAGATCGCCGCCGTGCGACTGCGCGACGGGCGCACTCCGGGTGAAACGTTCTCGACCTACGTCCGCCCGCGTTGTCCGGTCCCCGAATCCATCACCGATCTGACCGGCATCACCGACGCCGACGTCGCCGATGCTCCCGGGACACCCGACGCCCTGCGGGCCTTCGCCCGCTTTGTAGCCGGGGAAAACGGCCGTGAAAACACCACGCTCCTCGCGCACAACGGCCACCGGTTCGACATGCGTTTCATCGCGGAAAGCTGCGCGCAACACGGACTCCCCACGTGTCCCGTCCGTTTTATCGACAGCATCTGGTTGTCGAAAAAATGCTGGCCCGCCGAGTCCCTGCACAATCTCGACGTGATCGTCGAACGCCTCGGCATCGACCCGGGTGAAACCGGCCATCGCCGCCACGACGCCCGCGCCGACGTCCACCTGCTGGCGAACGCAGTCCGCCACATGCTCCGGAGACTTCGCCCGGAGGAAGCTACCGGATCGCCCCTCATCGAGCCTTGCCTCCGGGACTTCATGGACGCCTGA